A single region of the Streptomyces virginiae genome encodes:
- a CDS encoding GNAT family N-acetyltransferase, with protein MSPVIAPAVRADIAELRQLYYAVYGPHYPVALGTDPAEMARLIADPHSLWLVTRCADTGALTASAAIRGEAGSRTGRLEGIAVHPEHRSAGLAAALTEALCAGMLDTGRLDSVYATVRTVSAGPQRVVARNGFRPLGILPNAVDLSTRETLALYARHADGVLDRRIPVAEVPAPLMPLLRTSESALGIEYPGVTATARPLPAAAPHTAVERLEVIEAPAFVRRRFRERFPHAEGWFYPLHTANVLLTPEDGRFEVYAYLNRAGGYGSLLTAHPDPAAAAAHLEPVTRALARAGAGYVEALVPLAHHEALSAFLAQGFVAGALYPAMRADGDGFHDYVVLSRSGERIDFRGVAVEPPLQPYLDCYVSAWASTHLPTSSEVAS; from the coding sequence ATGAGCCCCGTGATCGCCCCGGCCGTCCGCGCGGACATCGCCGAACTGCGCCAGCTCTACTACGCCGTCTACGGACCGCACTACCCGGTGGCGCTGGGCACCGACCCGGCCGAGATGGCCCGGCTCATCGCGGATCCGCACTCCCTGTGGCTCGTCACCCGCTGCGCCGACACCGGGGCCCTGACCGCGTCCGCCGCCATCCGCGGCGAGGCCGGCAGCCGCACCGGCCGGTTGGAGGGCATCGCCGTGCACCCCGAGCACCGCTCGGCGGGCCTGGCCGCCGCCCTGACCGAGGCCCTGTGCGCCGGCATGCTGGACACGGGCCGCCTGGACTCGGTGTACGCAACCGTGCGCACCGTCAGCGCCGGTCCGCAGCGCGTCGTCGCCCGCAACGGCTTCCGCCCCCTGGGCATCCTGCCCAACGCGGTCGATCTCAGCACCCGCGAAACCCTCGCGCTCTACGCGCGTCACGCCGACGGAGTGCTCGACCGCCGGATCCCCGTCGCCGAAGTACCGGCCCCGCTCATGCCGTTGCTGCGCACCTCCGAGTCCGCGCTCGGCATCGAGTACCCCGGGGTCACGGCCACCGCCCGCCCGCTCCCGGCGGCCGCGCCGCACACGGCCGTCGAACGGCTGGAGGTGATCGAGGCGCCGGCCTTCGTCCGCCGCCGCTTCCGCGAGCGGTTCCCGCACGCCGAGGGCTGGTTCTACCCGCTGCACACCGCGAACGTGCTGCTCACCCCCGAGGACGGCCGGTTCGAGGTCTACGCCTACCTCAACCGCGCCGGCGGCTACGGCTCCCTGCTGACCGCCCATCCCGACCCGGCCGCCGCCGCGGCCCACCTCGAACCCGTCACCCGGGCCCTGGCCCGCGCGGGCGCCGGCTACGTCGAAGCCCTGGTACCGCTGGCGCACCACGAGGCCCTCTCGGCCTTCCTCGCCCAGGGGTTCGTCGCCGGAGCCCTCTACCCGGCCATGCGCGCGGACGGCGACGGCTTCCACGACTACGTCGTCCTGTCCCGTTCCGGCGAGCGCATCGACTTCCGCGGCGTCGCCGTCGAACCGCCCCTCCAGCCGTACCTGGACTGCTACGTGTCGGCCTGGGCGTCGACACACCTGCCCACATCATCCGAGGTTGCCTCATGA
- a CDS encoding LuxE/PaaK family acyltransferase: MNPHLAPVAVPDPALLPHVQELCDLTDPYAFGPEQDALFAAAMAETNAWHTERSAFFRSLYEATPPAEPYRTPLVHANFFKRHEVLSIPREDVDLHLTSSGTTGQKSQMFFDRWTIRSAQRMVARIFDRNGWITPDQEVNYLLYSYEPAPSLNLGTAFTDNYLCDFAPARSVAYALRNTGGEHEFDPFGCIAALRRFEREDVPVRILGFPAFLFFTLERMRAMGLPPLRLPEGSLVVLGGGWKGHSDRRIGKEELYSRVTEQLGIPGERIRDTFGSVEHCIPYIECDHHRLHAPVWSRVTIRSTRTLEPLPYGERGYLHLVSPYITSVPAQSVVMGDLASLQPGDACGCELPTPWFTVHGRAGVSRNRSCAVAAAELMKGMA; the protein is encoded by the coding sequence ATGAACCCCCATCTCGCGCCGGTCGCCGTACCCGACCCGGCCCTGCTGCCGCACGTACAAGAACTGTGCGACCTGACCGACCCGTACGCCTTCGGCCCCGAGCAGGACGCGCTGTTCGCCGCGGCCATGGCGGAGACCAACGCCTGGCACACCGAGCGCTCCGCGTTCTTCCGTTCCCTGTACGAGGCCACTCCCCCGGCCGAGCCGTACCGTACGCCGCTCGTCCACGCGAACTTCTTCAAGCGGCACGAGGTGCTCTCCATCCCCCGCGAGGACGTGGACCTGCACCTGACCTCCTCCGGCACCACCGGCCAGAAGTCGCAGATGTTCTTCGACCGGTGGACCATCCGCTCCGCCCAGCGGATGGTCGCCCGGATCTTCGACCGCAACGGGTGGATCACCCCCGACCAGGAGGTCAACTACCTCCTCTACAGCTACGAGCCGGCCCCCTCGCTGAACCTCGGGACCGCCTTCACCGACAACTACCTGTGCGATTTCGCCCCCGCGCGCAGCGTCGCGTACGCGCTGCGCAACACCGGCGGCGAGCACGAGTTCGACCCCTTCGGCTGCATCGCCGCGCTGCGCCGCTTCGAGCGGGAGGACGTCCCGGTCCGCATCCTCGGCTTCCCGGCCTTCCTCTTCTTCACGCTGGAGCGGATGCGGGCCATGGGGCTGCCTCCGCTGCGCCTGCCCGAGGGTTCCCTCGTCGTCCTCGGCGGCGGCTGGAAGGGCCACTCCGACCGGCGCATCGGCAAGGAGGAGCTGTACTCCCGGGTCACCGAGCAGCTCGGCATTCCCGGTGAGCGGATCCGGGACACCTTCGGGTCGGTCGAGCACTGCATCCCGTACATCGAGTGCGACCACCACCGGCTGCACGCGCCCGTCTGGTCGCGGGTGACGATCCGCTCCACCCGCACGCTCGAACCCCTGCCGTACGGGGAGCGGGGCTACCTGCACCTCGTGTCGCCCTACATCACCTCGGTGCCGGCGCAGAGCGTGGTCATGGGCGACCTCGCCTCCCTCCAGCCGGGCGACGCCTGCGGGTGCGAGCTCCCGACCCCCTGGTTCACCGTCCACGGCCGTGCCGGGGTGAGCCGCAACCGCAGCTGCGCGGTGGCCGCAGCGGAACTGATGAAGGGAATGGCGTGA
- a CDS encoding acyl-CoA reductase produces MTVNVHHHYWQGSFIDDEEAARRLAELPAAVETALAEGLETETVLAACDALGAALADPDHPVRARLAAHLPEGEDPAVLAELGTLLGRRELTRKLRRELGSATPGRLNRADPRETVYEAWAPVGMVAHIAPGNAATVAPLSIVEGLLAGNVNVLKTSGDDTLLTQHLMAELAALDPSGALAARIVVLRFPSSRQEWLRLMCAPADAVAVWGGEAAVEGVAAHVPAGARLVEWGHRISFAYLTADAWSDAGTLDALADDVCLYEQEACSSPQVVYLDTEDEYEVFGFAERFAAVLATRPPAATGAPAQEPDPAEAAELTTTELMARLEEHLGLTRVFAAPDGSWRVMADTRSPLTASPLHRSVWVKPLPRKRLIATLRPMRRYLQTAGIAGSATDIAELSRTVLAAGVTRVTPVGAMLRSYAGEPHDGVYALQRYSRRVAVQADPADFATTACLDDLVRPVLLPPPAGPLLGKEDVQEPARRLTRADAELYFRSGGSTGAPALSVFSYDDYDTQMHAAARGLVAAGYDPAVDRTANLFYCGSMYGSFISFFSVLERLGGVQLPLSAGPDHRATAQALIDHGADTLFGMPSYLWQLLHAEEEALRAYGGLRKVFYGGEHFTEEQRRTLKDTFGIEVVHSITYGSTDLGPLGYQCTESSGGVHHLHADLHTMEILDLADDRPVAPGETGRLVFTTHARRGQRLGRYVIGDLGREVPGRCPCGRHAPRFELRGRTGDVMRVATYFLNLRRFLDLAEEQGGHRGELQVRLDSADARERLTVRVERTAASDPERLREVFLAGYPELRSAVEERLLELVVEAVDGASLDRSATSGKLLAVVDARR; encoded by the coding sequence GTGACCGTGAACGTGCACCACCACTACTGGCAGGGCTCCTTCATCGACGACGAGGAGGCCGCCCGCCGCCTCGCCGAGCTGCCCGCGGCCGTCGAGACCGCACTCGCCGAGGGGCTGGAGACCGAGACCGTCCTGGCCGCGTGCGACGCGCTCGGCGCCGCCCTGGCCGACCCCGACCACCCGGTGCGGGCCCGGCTCGCCGCACACCTGCCCGAGGGCGAGGACCCGGCCGTCCTGGCCGAGTTGGGCACTCTCCTCGGCCGGCGGGAGCTGACGCGCAAGCTGCGCCGGGAACTGGGGAGCGCGACGCCCGGCCGGCTGAACCGGGCGGATCCGCGCGAGACGGTCTACGAGGCGTGGGCGCCCGTCGGGATGGTCGCCCACATCGCGCCGGGCAACGCCGCGACGGTCGCGCCCCTCAGCATCGTCGAGGGCCTGCTCGCCGGCAACGTCAACGTGCTCAAGACCAGCGGCGACGACACCCTGCTGACCCAGCACCTGATGGCCGAGCTCGCGGCCCTGGACCCCAGCGGCGCACTCGCCGCGCGGATCGTGGTCCTGCGCTTCCCCTCGTCCCGGCAGGAGTGGCTGCGTCTGATGTGCGCGCCGGCGGACGCCGTCGCCGTCTGGGGCGGGGAGGCCGCCGTCGAAGGGGTGGCCGCCCATGTGCCGGCCGGGGCTCGGCTGGTGGAGTGGGGGCACCGGATCTCCTTCGCCTACCTGACGGCCGACGCGTGGTCGGACGCCGGAACGCTCGACGCCCTGGCGGACGACGTCTGCCTGTACGAGCAGGAGGCGTGCTCCAGCCCTCAGGTGGTCTACCTCGACACCGAGGACGAGTACGAGGTGTTCGGTTTCGCCGAGCGGTTCGCCGCGGTCCTCGCCACCCGGCCGCCGGCCGCGACCGGTGCTCCGGCGCAGGAGCCGGACCCGGCGGAGGCGGCCGAGCTGACCACCACCGAGCTGATGGCCCGGCTGGAGGAGCACCTGGGTCTGACCCGGGTGTTCGCCGCCCCCGACGGCTCGTGGCGGGTCATGGCCGACACCCGGTCCCCGCTGACCGCCTCGCCGCTGCACCGCAGCGTGTGGGTCAAGCCGCTGCCCCGCAAGCGGCTGATCGCCACCCTGCGGCCGATGCGCCGCTACCTGCAGACGGCGGGCATCGCCGGCAGCGCCACCGACATCGCCGAGCTGTCCCGCACCGTCCTCGCCGCGGGCGTCACCCGGGTCACGCCGGTCGGCGCCATGCTGCGGAGCTACGCGGGTGAGCCGCACGACGGTGTCTACGCCCTGCAGCGCTACAGCCGCCGCGTCGCGGTCCAGGCCGACCCGGCCGACTTCGCCACGACCGCCTGCCTGGACGACCTGGTCCGGCCCGTGCTGCTGCCGCCTCCCGCGGGCCCGCTGCTGGGCAAGGAGGACGTGCAGGAGCCGGCCCGCCGGCTGACGCGGGCCGATGCCGAGCTGTACTTCCGCAGCGGCGGCAGCACCGGCGCGCCGGCGCTGTCGGTCTTCAGCTACGACGACTACGACACGCAGATGCACGCCGCGGCCCGGGGCCTGGTGGCCGCCGGCTACGACCCGGCCGTGGACCGGACCGCCAACCTGTTCTACTGCGGCTCCATGTACGGCAGCTTCATCAGCTTCTTCTCCGTGCTGGAACGGCTCGGCGGGGTGCAGTTGCCGCTGTCGGCGGGACCCGACCACCGGGCCACGGCGCAGGCGCTGATCGACCACGGGGCCGACACCCTCTTCGGCATGCCCTCCTACCTGTGGCAGCTGCTGCACGCCGAGGAGGAGGCGCTGCGCGCGTACGGCGGCCTGCGCAAGGTGTTCTACGGCGGCGAGCACTTCACCGAGGAGCAGCGGCGCACCTTGAAGGACACCTTCGGCATCGAGGTGGTCCACTCGATCACCTACGGCAGCACCGACCTCGGCCCGCTGGGCTACCAGTGCACCGAGAGCTCCGGCGGCGTCCACCACCTGCACGCCGACCTGCACACGATGGAGATCCTGGACCTGGCCGACGACCGCCCGGTGGCCCCGGGCGAGACGGGCCGGCTGGTCTTCACCACGCATGCCCGGCGCGGCCAGCGGCTGGGCCGGTACGTGATCGGTGACCTGGGCCGGGAGGTCCCGGGCCGCTGCCCGTGCGGACGGCACGCGCCGCGCTTCGAGCTGCGGGGCCGCACCGGCGACGTGATGCGGGTGGCGACGTACTTCCTGAACCTCCGGCGCTTCCTGGACCTGGCCGAGGAACAGGGCGGCCACCGGGGTGAACTGCAGGTCCGGCTCGACTCCGCCGACGCGCGCGAGCGACTGACCGTACGGGTGGAACGGACCGCGGCGAGCGACCCGGAGCGGCTGCGGGAGGTCTTCCTGGCCGGCTACCCGGAGCTGCGCTCGGCGGTCGAGGAGCGGCTGCTGGAGCTGGTGGTCGAGGCGGTGGACGGCGCGTCGCTGGACCGCAGTGCGACCAGTGGCAAGCTCCTCGCCGTGGTGGACGCGCGCCGTTAG
- a CDS encoding DNRLRE domain-containing protein produces MRRSRGLVAALALSLAGTGAGVGLGLVPQAAALTPPVAFTADALSTWQPDGVVWALAEAGGQVFVGGTFSTVRPPAGGSGSERSAVNFVALDAATGAPTSCELSFTVGSGTATVRALALSPDKETLYVGGYFGAVNGTPVSSLAAVDVASCTVKQGFRPAFAATVRALAVTGDTVYAGGDFLTVAGQPRGRFAAVGATDGALKPFTADADEPGRAVEVTPDGENVILGGDFFTVNGTNTHALAVVDATSGALTKSYAGFIETNSVVKDIATDATGFYTGNEGTGGGVFDGRIALNLSDFGQRWRDTCLGATQAVLPHQNVLYSASHAHDCSSVGEFPDGQRHHLLAQPTTGTGKLGWAPDTNDGIGEGIGPRVMTVGSKAGVQYLWVGGEFTTVNGAAQQSLTRFASTGDTGAPTVPVASAVSFKSDEAQVRWRTSLDLDDSALTYRIYRNGAATPIATVTADSLFFRRPQASWTDTTVAAGQSYTYRVTATDGAGNTSALSATASVTVPTTAESYPNKVRTDGAELYWRYDESALPFVADSSAGNQSGVHNNAPALRQTPGAVSGASTAIGFNGSNTHVYGDKRQSIGSTYSVETWFRTDTTRGGKLVGFGSRQTGAGNQYDKHVYMTNDGRLVFGVYTGATRTITTPAAYNDNQWHHVVATQGPGGMTLYVDGAPKGTLNVTTHENYAGYWRTGGDNLNAWPNRPTSDYWAGRLDETAVYPTVLSAAQVQNHYALATAPADSVVQVPVAEDTYANAGAPATNYGTSGSLAVRGTSFYASYLRFDLPAAPAGTVLKAAALSVKTSTQSGAGTTDTVSVVPVTGSWSEGGTTYNNRPALGGPALGTFAGIADGSAVHTTGLTTASVATALGGSYGLALTSTGTDALWLWSSEAQANEGTPQLTLTFGAP; encoded by the coding sequence ATGCGTAGATCCCGAGGGCTGGTGGCCGCTCTCGCCCTGTCCCTGGCCGGAACCGGAGCGGGGGTGGGCCTCGGCCTGGTCCCGCAGGCGGCGGCGCTCACCCCGCCCGTCGCGTTCACCGCCGACGCGCTGTCCACCTGGCAGCCCGACGGCGTCGTCTGGGCCCTCGCCGAGGCGGGCGGCCAGGTCTTCGTCGGCGGCACCTTCTCCACGGTGCGCCCGCCGGCCGGAGGCTCCGGAAGCGAGCGGTCGGCCGTCAACTTCGTGGCCCTCGACGCCGCGACCGGCGCCCCGACCTCCTGCGAGCTGTCCTTCACCGTGGGCTCCGGCACCGCCACGGTCCGCGCGCTCGCCCTGTCCCCGGACAAGGAGACCCTGTACGTCGGCGGCTACTTCGGCGCCGTCAACGGCACCCCCGTCTCCAGCCTCGCCGCCGTCGACGTGGCGAGCTGCACCGTGAAGCAGGGCTTCCGCCCGGCCTTCGCGGCCACCGTGCGCGCCCTCGCCGTCACCGGCGACACCGTCTACGCGGGCGGCGACTTCCTCACCGTCGCCGGCCAGCCGCGCGGGCGCTTCGCCGCCGTCGGCGCGACCGACGGCGCACTGAAGCCCTTCACCGCCGACGCCGACGAACCCGGGCGCGCCGTCGAGGTCACCCCGGACGGCGAGAACGTGATCCTCGGCGGCGACTTCTTCACCGTCAACGGCACGAACACACACGCCCTGGCCGTCGTCGACGCGACGAGCGGCGCGCTCACCAAGTCGTACGCCGGCTTCATCGAGACCAACTCCGTCGTCAAGGACATCGCGACCGACGCCACCGGCTTCTACACCGGCAACGAGGGCACCGGCGGCGGAGTCTTCGACGGCCGGATCGCCCTGAACCTCAGCGACTTCGGCCAGCGCTGGCGCGACACCTGCCTCGGCGCCACCCAGGCCGTGCTGCCCCACCAGAACGTCCTCTACAGCGCCTCGCACGCGCACGACTGCTCCAGCGTCGGCGAGTTCCCCGACGGACAGCGCCACCACCTGCTCGCCCAGCCCACCACCGGCACCGGCAAGCTCGGCTGGGCCCCCGACACCAACGACGGCATCGGCGAGGGCATCGGACCGCGCGTGATGACGGTCGGATCCAAGGCCGGCGTCCAGTACCTGTGGGTCGGCGGGGAGTTCACCACCGTCAACGGAGCCGCGCAGCAGAGCCTGACGCGCTTCGCCTCCACCGGGGACACCGGCGCGCCCACCGTGCCCGTGGCGAGCGCGGTCAGTTTCAAGTCGGACGAGGCCCAGGTGCGCTGGCGTACCAGCCTCGACCTCGACGACAGCGCGCTGACCTACCGGATCTACCGGAACGGCGCGGCCACGCCGATCGCCACGGTCACCGCCGACTCGCTGTTCTTCCGGCGACCGCAGGCCTCCTGGACCGACACCACCGTGGCGGCCGGCCAGTCGTACACCTACCGCGTGACGGCCACCGACGGGGCCGGCAACACCAGCGCCCTGTCCGCGACGGCGAGCGTGACCGTCCCGACCACGGCGGAGAGCTACCCGAACAAGGTCCGCACCGACGGCGCCGAACTGTACTGGCGCTACGACGAATCGGCCCTGCCCTTCGTCGCCGACTCCTCGGCGGGCAACCAGAGCGGCGTCCACAACAACGCCCCCGCCCTGCGGCAGACGCCCGGCGCGGTCTCCGGCGCGAGCACGGCGATCGGCTTCAACGGCTCCAACACCCACGTGTACGGGGACAAGCGGCAGTCGATCGGCAGCACCTACAGCGTCGAGACCTGGTTCCGGACCGACACCACCCGAGGCGGCAAGCTCGTCGGCTTCGGGAGCCGCCAGACCGGCGCCGGCAACCAGTACGACAAGCACGTCTACATGACCAACGACGGACGGCTGGTCTTCGGCGTCTACACCGGAGCCACCCGCACGATCACCACCCCGGCCGCCTACAACGACAACCAGTGGCACCATGTCGTCGCCACCCAGGGTCCGGGCGGGATGACCCTCTACGTGGACGGCGCGCCGAAGGGCACGCTGAACGTGACCACGCACGAGAACTACGCCGGCTACTGGCGCACCGGCGGCGACAACCTCAATGCCTGGCCGAACCGTCCGACCAGCGACTACTGGGCGGGCCGGCTCGACGAGACCGCCGTCTACCCGACGGTCCTCAGCGCGGCACAGGTGCAGAACCACTACGCCCTCGCCACCGCCCCGGCCGACTCGGTGGTCCAGGTCCCGGTGGCGGAGGACACCTACGCCAACGCGGGGGCACCCGCCACCAACTACGGCACCTCGGGATCGCTCGCCGTGCGGGGCACCTCGTTCTACGCGAGCTACCTGCGCTTCGACCTGCCCGCCGCACCCGCGGGCACGGTACTGAAGGCGGCCGCGCTCAGCGTGAAGACGAGCACGCAGAGCGGCGCCGGCACCACGGACACCGTCTCGGTGGTCCCGGTCACCGGCTCGTGGAGCGAGGGCGGGACCACGTACAACAACCGGCCCGCGCTGGGTGGTCCGGCGCTCGGCACCTTCGCCGGGATCGCCGACGGTTCGGCGGTGCACACCACCGGGCTGACCACCGCGAGCGTCGCGACGGCCCTCGGCGGCAGCTACGGCCTCGCGCTCACCAGCACCGGCACCGACGCCCTGTGGCTGTGGTCCTCCGAGGCGCAGGCGAACGAAGGGACGCCCCAGCTGACGCTCACCTTCGGCGCACCGTGA
- a CDS encoding helix-turn-helix domain-containing protein → MDDKPSPHQAVLDEVAPRLRRLRARRGLTLAALSETTGISKSTLSRLESGQRRPSLELLLPLAAAYQVPLDDLVGAPEVGDPRVRLTPRTLPNGGTAVPLTRGPGPLQAYKMLIPDRGGEPEPRTHEGYEWLYVLEGRLRLVLAEHDLVLGPGEAAEFDTRLPHWFTSADGRPVEILSLFGRQGERMHVRAKPRA, encoded by the coding sequence ATGGACGACAAGCCATCCCCCCACCAGGCGGTCCTCGACGAGGTCGCCCCCCGGCTCAGACGGCTGCGCGCCCGACGCGGACTCACCCTGGCCGCGCTCTCCGAGACGACCGGCATCTCGAAGAGCACCCTGTCCCGGCTGGAGTCCGGGCAGCGCCGCCCCAGCCTGGAACTGCTGCTGCCGCTGGCGGCCGCGTACCAGGTACCCCTGGACGATCTGGTGGGCGCTCCCGAAGTGGGGGACCCCCGGGTACGGCTGACCCCCCGCACCCTGCCGAACGGCGGCACGGCCGTGCCGCTGACCCGCGGCCCGGGCCCCCTCCAGGCGTACAAGATGCTCATCCCCGACCGGGGCGGCGAGCCGGAGCCGCGGACGCACGAGGGCTACGAGTGGCTGTACGTGCTGGAGGGCCGGCTGCGCCTGGTCCTGGCCGAGCACGACCTGGTCCTCGGCCCCGGCGAGGCGGCCGAGTTCGACACCCGGCTGCCCCACTGGTTCACCAGCGCGGACGGCCGACCGGTGGAGATCCTCAGCCTGTTCGGGCGGCAGGGCGAGCGCATGCACGTCCGGGCGAAGCCCCGCGCGTGA